The genomic stretch ACACTTTCTCCCGTTCCTGCCACGCGGTCACGACGTGCTGGAGAACCGGCTCCATGCGCATCGCGTCGGCCGGAGCGCGGTCGCGGTCGTGCAGGTTGATCTGCAAATACGAAGCCCCGAAAGGCCGACCCAACAGCGACCGCGCCTCGCTCGTGTGCACGTAGATCCGGACCTTGTCGATGTCGCGAATACCCGTCCGAAAAACCGCATCGACCCGAAATCGTCGACTCTCGCCTCGCGAAGTCGAAAGCGTCACCGAATCGCCGACCGACACTTGCAGACGCGCGGCGAGGTCCACCCCGACGAGTGCGCCGACCATGTTTCCGCGGTACTCCTCCAGGTTGCCGAGGATGATCTGGTTCGCGAGATCCGAGACCTGCAAATGATCGTCCAGCCCGATCCCGAGGATTTGGGCAGGATCCTCGCGCAACGCACTCTGCGCCAACACCGAACCACGCACGACCTCCGAGATCGCCGCCACGTTGCCGAATTGAGCGAGTGCTTCGCGGACCAGTCTCGGATCCTCGACCCCTTCCACGAACCGCCGGTCGCCGCGCGCTGAGATCTGGAACCGCGAGCCGGAGCCGCCTCCGGCCGCATCGATCGCGCGAAGCGTGTCCTGATACTTGTCCTCGACCCGGAGCGCACCGTCGGTTCCGAGCACCGTCTTGATGAAGAACTCCTCGAACCCGCTCGTCTGCGCTTGCGAGACGATGAAGAAACCGACTCCGAACACGATGCCGGTCAGGCTCATCAACATCGAACGCTTGCGTGCGAAGAGGAAACGAACGGCTATCCGGACGGTGGGCGACATGAGCGGAAGCGGACCTCGATCGACTCAGCTCTCCGTCGACTCGGAACGGCGCACGACACGCACCCGGTCACCGTCGCGGAAACGGTCCAGCTCGTCCACGATCACCAGTTCGCCCTCCGCAACGCCGGCGAGGATCTCCACCGCGTTCAAGCTCGTGAAACCCACCTCGACGCGTCGACGCTCCACCACCCCGCCATCCACCACGAACACGGTGTCGCCGACGAGAGCGACTCTCGGGATCACCAGCGCGTTCTCGTGCAGATCCAACAAGATGCTCACCTCACCGGTGATACCCGGCACGAGCTTCTCCGGCTCGATCTCCACGTCGAGGTGCACGCGGTAGCGCTGGGTCTGCGGATCGGCCTCGGGCAGGATCCGAGAGACTTTTCCCTTCCACAACCAGCTCCCGTACTGCGTGAAGCGCACCGTCGCGTCTTGGCCGATCTGCACGCCGGCGAAGTTCTCTTCACTGACCTTCGCCTCGACCACCCGTGCGGCCGACGTGATCCGCGCGATGGTCGCGCCACTGTTCACGAGATCACCCACGCCGACGCGCACCTCCGCGATGACTCCACCGATCGGTGCGCGGATCGTCATCAGCGCCAATCGGCGCCGGTTCAGAGCGAGGTTCGACTCCAACGCGGCGACTTGCTGCGCGAGGTTCACCTTGTCTAGCTCCGTCTGTTGCTCCAACTGCGCCACTTCGCGCCGCGATCGGTCGAGCGTGAGCTGCGCGATGGTGCCCTTGGTGAAATACTCCTCGTTGAGCACGAGCGCATCGCGCGCAGCGAGCAATTGCGCGTGAGTGGCGGGATTACCGATCTCGAGCCTTCGCCGGGCCGCGGCGATCTCGCTCTCGTCGCGTGCGATCTGGATCTCGACCTCGCTCGTGTCCAGCTGCACGAGCAAATCGCCGGCTCGGACGGTGCCCGCGAGTTCCAACGCGCTTTCCACGACGCGCCCCGACACCTCCGAGCGCACCTCGGCCGATCGCTCGGCCGCGACGGTCACCGTGCCGGGCGCTGCGTTGGGCGCATCGGCACGCTCCACCGGCACCACGATCGCGGTCTGCTCCAACCAACGCCGTGCCGCGAACACGAGCGCCACGACGACGAGCGCGGGAAGGACGAAGCGAATGAAAACTCGAGCAAGCATGGTTCAGCGGTCCCTTATCTGGCGGGCTCCGGCCTGCGCAACCGGATCCGCATCGATGGCGGAGAGAAATGCCGCCGCCGCATTGAGGTAAGCGGCACGAGCGTTGAACACCGAAATCCGACTCGCTCGCTCACGGCTCTCGGCCGCGTCCACATCGGCCGCGGACAAGAGTCCTCGTGTCACGTTCGATTCCGTCGCACTCACGGCGGAAAGCGCAAAACCGTAACTCCGTTCGGCGAATTCGAGGGATCGGCCGGAGAACTCGAGCTCCCGAGCAACCGATTCGATCGCCGCTGCGTGTTCTTCCTTCGCGTGCCTCGCTTGCGCCTCCAGTTGCCGTAGGCGATAGCGAGTCGCGCGCACTTGGTGCGTGGTCGAAGCGCTGTCGAAAATGTTCCACTGCACTCGCATCCCGATGAAGAGCGATGCGATGCGATCGGTCCGGGAGACGTCCAAAGTGTAACTGCGTTCGTCTTGGTTGATGCCCGCCACGAGATCGAACTTGGGACGCAGATTGGTCCGAAGGATGCGCAGATTGAGCCCCTCCCGCCTCGCCTCCAACTCCGCGTTCAACATCCGCGCCGTCCGTTCGATGCCACCCCTCTCCACGAACTCGCGTCGCAACGATTCCACGCCGGTGCCACCAGACGTATTCAAGCGAGGGATCTCCTCGGGCACTTCGTCGGCGGTAAAACCCGAACGTCCCGTGAGCCGCGCGAATCGGGACAACGCCTGATCCAACGTGTATTCGCCTCGATCGATGTTGAACTCCGCCTCCACCACCGCGTGTCGCGCGGGTTCGGTCAACCCGGCAGGGATCTCTCCCATGCGCACTCGCGTCTCGGCGACGTCCAACCTCTTGCGAGCC from Opitutales bacterium ASA1 encodes the following:
- a CDS encoding ABC transporter permease, with amino-acid sequence MSPTVRIAVRFLFARKRSMLMSLTGIVFGVGFFIVSQAQTSGFEEFFIKTVLGTDGALRVEDKYQDTLRAIDAAGGGSGSRFQISARGDRRFVEGVEDPRLVREALAQFGNVAAISEVVRGSVLAQSALREDPAQILGIGLDDHLQVSDLANQIILGNLEEYRGNMVGALVGVDLAARLQVSVGDSVTLSTSRGESRRFRVDAVFRTGIRDIDKVRIYVHTSEARSLLGRPFGASYLQINLHDRDRAPADAMRMEPVLQHVVTAWQEREKVWLDVFGFLQVSFAITVSSIILISGLGMFNTLAMIVMEKTREIAILRSMGYTRRDISRIFLWQGAIVLAIGTVLGCMVGAAITWGVSSLPIRIRGIFSTDHFVVHWSIWHYVWAALTAGVIVMIASLIPARRAARLEPGDVIRGTAT